Below is a window of Humulus lupulus chromosome 2, drHumLupu1.1, whole genome shotgun sequence DNA.
GAATGAGAGCTCATATATTAAGTATCATTAGCAAATTCAGAGAAAATTGAGTTCATGATGGGGCGAGCTCTGCACATAGCTTTCAATGGCACTACTTTTGGCATAGTGACACCTTTACCTTCTGTCATGTCAATGTCTTCATCGTCGACTCTTTCCCAATCAAAGCATTGGATCAAACACCCTAAAGTGACGCCCACAACACGTTGAGCCAGGCTAGAACCAGGGCAAGCTCTTCTTCCCAACCCAAATGGCATAAGTTTGTTGAACCCaccaccatcaccatcaccatcaccaccACCTTCACTACTACTTTTGTTGAATCTCTCGGGCTTGAAACTCTCGGCTTCATCCCACAACGTCGGGTCTCTGTGTATGGCCCATGCATTGACCAATAAGATGGTATCTTGTGGTACGTCGTATCCTCCTATGGTGCAATTAGCGGACGATAAATGAGGTAGCAGCATTGGAGCTGCTGGGTAGAGTCGTAAGGTCTCAGAGATGATGCTTTGGAGATAGGGTAGTTTATGAAGATCTGATTCTTCTATCAAGCGTTGTTGTCCGATTTGATCATCTATCTCAGCTCTGGCTTTTTTAAGGACATGAGAATGGTTAAGAAGATTGGACATTGCCCATTCTACTGTCACTGAAGATGTGTCAGTTCCAGCTGTAAATATCGTCTAAACAATTTAAACaattcaaaattaatatatataaataataggcAGCACTTCGGTGCAGCCACGGCACATTTCGAcactcaaataattttttttatgacagtgtaCATTGTTGTCATTTAAGAcattcaacaaattttcaaaaaattctgaatagtttacagtgccgaaaacaagGTTCAAGCAGTTGAATTTTACACTCGCATACATAAAATAGACACACGTGCAACAATcttgttttcggcactgtaaactattcgagattttttaaaaatttacaggATGTCTTAAATGACAATAATGTACATTGTcataaaaaaatttggttaagtaGCGAAATAGTGCCCCAGCTGCACCGATACAACCAAAAAGTTGGCTACACCGAAGTGGTGccctataaataatatataaagtTAAATTTACATCTCAATCAACATGGACATGTGAATTACATAATTATATATTCATAAGAGATAATCTTATTATTAGTTCTCATTTTTAATAATTAGTTTGTGTGTAAATGCTAAAGATTAACAATATGGGCTACCATTACCTCTTTATATTATGAGCAATATATAATGTTATATCAAAATTATTtagtattatattattattattgttcttttaatttcttcaaaattaatttgaatataaaaatcaattaaaaaccaaTGATTAAATCggaaattggattggattggatatGTTAGATGCAAATTGTATTGAGCTGGATGGAAATTTTAAAATCTAATTTACAATTGCATTcaattgattattgataaaaaAAACTTGGATTGAATTAGATTAGCACCAACTTTTATTTCAATTATTGCAAGAAAAAGGAAAGAGAATTGGTGGCACCAATGGTGCCCAATACCACAAGGAATTGACGTATCGCTATTGATGTAATTTTATGTCGATTTTCACATATTTTTGAATTCAAATTAGTATTATGAGTTTATCGCTAGCCAATTATGAAGTGTCACGTCTTGTATGATGTTGGGCATAGGAACACTCAAAAGAAAAATGTTACgaattgtatatataaatattatatttaacacGTGTAAATATatgaggaaaaaaaataaaactaactcAATTTCCTTTTCGTATGATCATCATAAttactttttatttatatatattttttcatatttttgtatatggTGTAACAGTACGTAGCATATACGTACACACTTGAGGTAATTAGATCAAACCCAATCGAATCAGAACAAAAATTCAGATTGGATTGGATGCTAAAATTAGTGTGACAGaattaaaaattgaaaattttattttcacactcattttttaatttttatttggtACAAAATTATCCTttcataaaaaattgaaaaaataaaaaatctttcAATACTCAtacttaattaaaattataaataatttttttatacatctccatattaaaaaaaataatcaattgcaaaatttaaattttattccCTTAAACACtaaataagaaaaaataatattaaattaagaaatggtaaattacaattaatatattTGGCATTCATATTtgtaataaaactaaataaatttgaatatttataatttattttatacatATTATTTAGTTAATATGTTAAAAGTGTATGTGaacaaatataattttattgttaaATAACTAGCTAGGATATTTGCGTAAAATTACAATATATATTTAGAAAATAGTCTAAAATTAATGTTGCACTTAAGTCACTACGTGATTTTTTTTACATCAAATTTTAGAATGTTGTGCGTAAGTCACTAAATAGGCATTTTGTTGCAAAAGTCATAAAttttgtttcaattttaattaattaataaaaatctaaaaaaatatattgctaactttaaaaaattatttaaatttttaaaaaataatataaaatttctaacatgaataattatttaattttactcaaattaatttttagaaaattacacatcttaaattgaattaaaacttagtttaattaaaattcaatattttctcaattttaattcaataaataattttttaacaaaattagtATAAAATGTGACTTTTGCAATTAAAATTTTACTTGGTGATATgtaatttttcaaacttttgtaGCTCAAAAAAACTAATTAGTAATTTAAGTGCAACTACTTAaagctgcaaaaaaaaaaaaaaaaacaaattacttAGTTACTTAAATACAATCTTTTAAATTTCTTATTTTCCATTTCCATATTTATGAGTAGCCtagtatattatttatttatcttttgtaacaaattcatgtttgatcaattaattaattaagcaatatccaaaattatataaaaactaACCTGTGTAAAACCTTTGATAATTTGGTCAGTGTAGTAATCGGGTTGAGATTCCTGCAAAGAAAGCAAATGGTCGATCATGGTggaactactactactactactctccGCCATTGTTTTATTCTTCTTAGTCCGATGCTCACTGATCAGACCTTGTAAGAACTCATCCATGTTCTTCCCAACACTTCTCACCTTCTTCTCATACCCCTTTCCAAACCAACTCAACGCCGCCGGCAGATAATCCGCCGCGTTCGCCGCCCCGGCATAGGCAGTGGAGTCCTCAATTATCTTCCTGAACCGCCGGCTCTCCGCGTGATCACCATCGCTGACGTCATCACCGAAGTACCGTTTTCCGGCAACCATTCTCATTATGATGTTGAAAGTCAAGCTCGAAAGCAGCGACTTCATCTCTACCTCGGCGAAGACGAAACCACCGCGGCCGCAGCCGGGCCTAGCGAGTTCACAAAGAAGACGGTTGATTTCGTCCCTCCGGATTCCTAAGAACGAGTTGAGCCGACTCGAGGAGAAGATCTCGATGGCGCTGATGCGGCGGAGGTTGCGCCAGTGGTCGCCGTAGGAGGAAGTGGTCATGGTGGTGTTGTTGTAGCTGAGGTACTTCCCCAGGAGATAACAAGGGCGGTTGGCGAGAACGACGTCGTTTTTGGTGAAGCACTCCTCGACGGCGGAGGGAGATGTGATGACGACGACGACGCGGCGGGTTCCCAAGCGGAGGGAGAAGATTGAGCCGTACTTTTGGGAGAGGTTTCGGAAAGTGCGGTGAATTGGTGGCTTGAGGAGGTGGAGGTGGCCGAGTATGGGGTATGAGGGTGGAGAGGGTGGTAGGTTTTTGAAGTGACGTCGTTTTTTGGTTtcgaataagaagaagaagaagatgatgatgatggtgataaAGGATAGAGTTGTGTATAGTAATAAGAGTTGTTGATCCATTTTTTGGTGGCTAGGGTTTGTGTGAGGCAAAACTTCTAACATCTCTAcactatatatataaacaaaatatatgggtgatttttatttattttttaatgtttgaaGTTTATTACCTTATGTACATATGTTTATACATATCCTAATCTTTCGACGTGGATGGATATAGTGTGTGGAATGTTTTTCCATAACGGTCATTTCTAATAGTAATAATTAACCAAAGAGAATTGCTCGTGCACAACATGACATATTGTTATTAGTGCAATTCAATATCGGGTCctacttattttaatttaataagtattatgaggtaTGGTTAATCAATCATGGAATGTCATCTCATGTGGTGTTGGGCACCTTAAGCTATCAAATAGCAACACTAATAAGCAAATGACTACTAAAGGGTGGTGTTCAACACCACATGATAATGTTTTAGTGCTATTCGTGCAATTTATTATAAAATTGCAAGTATTTTAAgttagggtttatatttttttggattatgtgttttgtctcattagtTGTTTGGACTCTCTGTTTGACAAATTactttggaccctatattttgtaaaatagttcaaatagaaccaAAAaaccgattttgatcaaagttttcttAACTGAAATCACAAACAATTCACAAAATTAACAAttctaaacaaaaataaaatcattctgcttaaaataTGTGTTgtaatattcaatttttttttatcaaaattgagtttaagggtctatttgaatcattttacaaaatatagggtccaaaaatgaattttttaaaacatagggtccaaacaagtaatgagaacACAAggtcaaaaaatatataaactcttTACTTTAATAAGTAATATGAAAAACAGTTAATTATTTATAAGACGTTACCTCACGTGGTGTTGGATACTTATAATAATACCTAATAACAATAACAATGCTGCTATATAATTGGAGCCCTAGAGTCTTATAGTAAGTTTTGAACTTTTGGAAAGTTATTGGAACAAACATTTATGTAAACAAATCATTTATTTAAAAAGAAGAACACAATAAAAATATTACTAAAAGTTACCCTATTGTAGATAAACTTTAAAATATGTAGGTACGTAATATAAAAATAATGAGATAAGGATAAGTATAGAAAACATAATGAGAATAAGGAATGTGTAAAATTTACATACACTACAGATAAAAAAATGGGACCTACAAAAAAAAATGGGAATGAGAATTATTTTTTAGGAATGTATCAAAAAAGTCCTACAAAATTATAAGTTTAATTTATAACATAGCCAATATCGTGTTATAAGAAGAATATTGTCACGATCCGAGTCCTAggccgtggcagatttgtaatatctataatttgggtggtcaaaggtcaaactt
It encodes the following:
- the LOC133816815 gene encoding cytochrome P450 81Q32-like; this encodes MLEVLPHTNPSHQKMDQQLLLLYTTLSFITIIIIFFFFLFETKKRRHFKNLPPSPPSYPILGHLHLLKPPIHRTFRNLSQKYGSIFSLRLGTRRVVVVITSPSAVEECFTKNDVVLANRPCYLLGKYLSYNNTTMTTSSYGDHWRNLRRISAIEIFSSSRLNSFLGIRRDEINRLLCELARPGCGRGGFVFAEVEMKSLLSSLTFNIIMRMVAGKRYFGDDVSDGDHAESRRFRKIIEDSTAYAGAANAADYLPAALSWFGKGYEKKVRSVGKNMDEFLQGLISEHRTKKNKTMAESSSSSSSTMIDHLLSLQESQPDYYTDQIIKGFTQTIFTAGTDTSSVTVEWAMSNLLNHSHVLKKARAEIDDQIGQQRLIEESDLHKLPYLQSIISETLRLYPAAPMLLPHLSSANCTIGGYDVPQDTILLVNAWAIHRDPTLWDEAESFKPERFNKSSSEGGGDGDGDGGGFNKLMPFGLGRRACPGSSLAQRVVGVTLGCLIQCFDWERVDDEDIDMTEGKGVTMPKVVPLKAMCRARPIMNSIFSEFANDT